A window of Lagenorhynchus albirostris chromosome 11, mLagAlb1.1, whole genome shotgun sequence contains these coding sequences:
- the LOC132528891 gene encoding small ribosomal subunit protein eS6-like, with amino-acid sequence MKLNISFLATGCQKLIEVDDERKLRTFYEKCMATEVAADVLGEERKGYVVRISGGNDKQGFPMKQGVLTHGQVRLLLSKGHSCYRPRRTGERKHKSVWCCIVDANLSILNLVTVKKGEKDIPGLTDTTVPRRLGPKKASRIHKLFNLSKENDVHQCVLRKPLNKEGKKPRTKAPKIQRLVTPRVLQHKLWHIALKKQRTKKNNEEASEYANLLAKRMQKAK; translated from the coding sequence ATGAAGCTGAACATCTCTTTCCTGGCCACTGGCTGCCAGAAACTCATTGAAGTGGACGATGAACGAAAACTTCGTACCTTTTATGAGAAGTGTATGGCCACAGAAGTTGCTGCTGATGTTCTGGGTGAAGAACGGAAGGGTTATGTGGTCCGAATCAGTGGTGGGAATGACAAACAGGGTTTCCCCATGAAGCAGGGTGTCCTGACCCATGGCCAAGTCCGCCTGCTACTGAGCAAGGGGCATTCCTGTTACAGACCAAGGAGGACTGGAGAAAGAAAGCACAAATCTGTATGGTGTTGCATTGTGGATGCCAATCTGAGCATTCTCAATTTGGTCACTGTAAAAAAAGGGGAGAAAGATATTCCTGGACTCACTGATACTACTGTGCCTCGTCGCCTGGGGCCCAAAAAAGCTAGCAGAATCCACAAACTTTTCAATCTCTCTAAAGAAAATGATGTCCACCAGTGTGTTTTGAGAAAGCCCCTAAACAAAGAAGGTAAGAAACCTAGGACCAAAGCACCCAAGATTCAGCGTCTTGTTACTCCACGTGTTCTGCAACACAAACTTTGGCATATTGCTTTGAAGAAACAGCGTACTAAGAAAAATAACGAAGAGGCTTCAGAATATGCTAACCTTTTGGCCAAGAGAATGCAGAAGGCCAAATAG